GGTATAGATGTTACAAAGGAATATTTAAAAGGTGCTGAAGAAGTTCTCAAATTGGCTAAACTTTACAAGTGCAGTGCTGCCATTTTGAAAGAAAGAAGTCCTTCCTGTGGTTATGGAAAAATTTATGATGGTACTTTTTCAAAAGTTCTTATAAATGGAAATGGTGCCACTGCTGATTTGCTAATAAAAAATGGAATAAAAGTAACTGGTGAATCTGAGATAAATAAAATATTTTTATAACACGAAAACTGCTGAAAATATTTTATTTTTGGCAGTTTTTTATATAAAAAAAGACTAAAAGAAATTTTAATCCCTTTAGTCTTTTTCGTTATTATTTTATTTCATTATATTTTTTGATGCTCTAAACTTTACTGTTTTTCTAGGATAAATTTTCATTAATTCCCTAGTTGATGGATTACTTACCACTTTTGGCTTTCTTTTTGCTACTTCAAATACACCTCTGTTGACAAATGTAACTGAATTATATTTTTGCAGAGCTTCTTGTAGAGTCTGTATAAATATTTCTATTTCTTTTAATGCTTCTCTTCTCAGTACTTCTTCTTGACTTATTGTACTATATATCTTTGCCAGCTCTCTCTTATTCATCTACATCACCACTATTAATTGCATCTTGCAGTCCTGCCCCTGTTCTGAATTTTATCTTTTTCTTTGCTCCAATTATTACTGCTTCATTCGTTTTAGGTAGCACTACTTTTCTTGATTTTACCTCTTTTTTCTCAAATACTCCCCAATTCTTTAATGATACTTTTCCATCTTCATTTAAAGCCTTTAGTAAGGTATCCCAAAATAAATCTACTTTTCCTTTTGCTTCTTTATAGCTTCTTGAGAGATTTCTTCTCTTATAAAACTTTATAAATTCTTTTTCTGTCATAGCTTTCTCCTGTTATTATTAGAATTTGTACCCTATTCCTACTCCTACTATCCATTCACCCTTTGTTCTATTTTTTCCACTTCCGTTGTGTGAATCTCTTTCCACATTGTAGCTTCCTTTTACATCAAAAAGAACTCCATTTTCTAATTCCAAAGCATACTTAGCATTAAGTCCTATACTGTGTTCATTCTTGTGAGCTACTAAAATATCAAAGTCGCTTCCACCTTTAAATCTTCCTGTGATATTTTCTTCATCTGCCCCAGTAAGAAGTCTTGTGTAGCTTACCCCTGCTGAAAGTGTACTCTTTCCTTTTTCATGTGGTATTACTTTTTTAAGGTCTACTCCCACTTTTGCTGCTGTGTAGTCAAATGATTTTGAATCTGTTTCTATTGCAAGAGTTTTGTTCCCTTCATCTGCGCTATCCTGCTTGATATATGTATATGACAATGTTCCATATGGTTCTAAGAACAAGTTTTCTCCTATGTTATGAGAATATCTTCCATTTAGGTAAATATCATATATCATATCATTATAATTATCTGAATAACTTCTTGTTTCTGTTATTCCTTTTCCTGCTGCAAATCTATCTGCATCATAATCTCCATACTGCAGCCCTAATCCTCCTGTTACTTTTAGATTTCCTACATACTTTTTAGCATATGCTCCCATATACAGCGCATCTCCATCTACTTTTGAACCATTAGACAACTCAGATTTAAGCTTATTTCCTCCAATTACTACTCCATAAGTCAATGTATCTGATACTCCGTATTCTCCAAGCATATATGCTCCTGTTATTTTAGTATCTGCGTCCATATCTATACTTCCTATATCATATGTGTAGTATCCTTTTCCATAATATGTATCTTTTGTTCCTCCATCTACATGAGTTAATCCACCCATTATCAATCATTTATTTAGCTCTGGTTTAAATTGGCTTTCTACTGCTATATCTCTAAACATTCCCACTGACTTTCTTGAAAGTTCACTTGAATATGAATATGGATTTCCTGCATAGATGTCATTTAAGTATCCTAAGAATGTTGAAAGTTTCTTATTAGTATCTACATCAAATTCCTTCACTCCATCTACATCTCTCATACTTTGATATATTTTATCCAATTCATCATAATTAATTGCTCCAGCTGGTGACTTTGGCAAACTTGTTTTTGTAGTTATTAATACTTCTGTATTGCTTGTTTTTTTAACTGAATGAAGTAGTGAAGTACTATCTAAAGTAAATTTATCTCCATATATAATCTCCTCATTTTCTATACCATATAGTCCATTTCCAAGGTTCATTCCAATCTTTATTGTACTTCCCTCTCCTACTCCATTAAGAGCTAAAAGAAGTTTTCCTCCATCTGATTCTATTATTCCACTAGTGTTCCCAGTT
Above is a window of Fusobacterium varium DNA encoding:
- a CDS encoding Uncharacterized conserved protein translates to MRILVSACLLGVECRYNGKGELKKDIETLLKEHELIPVCPEQLGGLATPRDPAEICGDKIITKTGIDVTKEYLKGAEEVLKLAKLYKCSAAILKERSPSCGYGKIYDGTFSKVLINGNGATADLLIKNGIKVTGESEINKIFL
- the hup_12 gene encoding HB, whose protein sequence is MNKRELAKIYSTISQEEVLRREALKEIEIFIQTLQEALQKYNSVTFVNRGVFEVAKRKPKVVSNPSTRELMKIYPRKTVKFRASKNIMK
- the hupA_2 gene encoding HB — protein: MTEKEFIKFYKRRNLSRSYKEAKGKVDLFWDTLLKALNEDGKVSLKNWGVFEKKEVKSRKVVLPKTNEAVIIGAKKKIKFRTGAGLQDAINSGDVDE